Genomic DNA from Schistocerca americana isolate TAMUIC-IGC-003095 chromosome 6, iqSchAmer2.1, whole genome shotgun sequence:
gatgatcatatattcacattcactatctgcggttagcagacgaccatacattcattcatttcacagatctcaccaaactggatgtagggatttactttgtgggagtgcacatgtgatcaattaaataaataaattgtcattctttcccacactggtatccggcttcgctgtattaattgaaattgagttattttacaaaaaaaatgtgttcttctgacaaaaataatgaaatatgttgtacctattttcaatgtcgggcggtactgtaccctttcagcggataagatgcctgtcatgtcgactggtagtgatacgagacccttgggatccagcacggcgttccgtattaccctgctgaaccgaccgaatccatatactgctaacagtcattggacctcgatcgacgcgagcagcaatgtcgtgatacgataaactgcaatcatgataggctacaattcgacctttatcaaagtcggaaacgtgatggtacgcatttctcctccttacacgtggcatcacaacaacgtttcaccaggcaacgccggtcaactgctgtttgtgtatgagaaatcggttgaaactttcctcatgtcagcacgttggaggtatagccaccgtcgccaaccttgtgtgaatttgcatatcacagcatgttcttcctgtcggttaaatctcgcttctgtggcacgtcatcttcgtggtgtaacaattttaatggccagtagtgtagaaccgtGCACCAAGACCCTCACAAACCGCGATTCTGCGTGCGGtcttttcatacatatttgtaaCAGCGCTTCCTCGCCTTAGCGATTCTCATCTTAGAGACGATCTCAAGCTGTTAATTTCTGCTCTTAGAATAGCCTGGCACAGATGAAACATCACACCTTCTATGGGAAGTTTATCACTGTAGACGTAGCAGCGGACCAGATAATTTTTCATTCGAAATAATTTAAACTTTattacaggggagggggggggggggatagggggcaGGAGCGCATTGGACCGCATGGGGTACCAGTAAGAGTCTACACTGAGTACGTGGAAGAAGTTGCTACTCTTCTAAGAACAGTGTTCCGTAGATTTCTTGGACAAATGCCGCAGGTCACCCCCGCTTCCAAAAAGGTTCGTCAAACGGACGCTTAAAATATACTTATTGCTCGCGTGTTTAACACACCCACCGTCTAGTGGAGCGTTTCTGACTAGTACGCAAAATGTCTTCAGTGCCAGGTTTGATGCCCACATCGATCAAATTTGGAATACAATCGAAAACTTCTGGCACATGTCCAGCGGCGTTGTCAGAAAGGAATGGGTAGCAGATAGAGATTGAGAGTTTGTCGTCTTCCCCTGCTTGCTGCTGCCGCTCCTCGCCCTCTGTCAGCTCTGCCCTGACCCCTTTCTCAGCTTTCTGCTGATGGTGTTGCTGCTCCCCGACCTACATCGGCTCTGCCTTTCCCTCTTCCTCCACTTGATTCTGCTGCTGCAGCTCCTTCTGCTCCATCAGCTACGCACTGTCGTCTTCCCCTGCTTGCTGCTGCCGCTCCTCGCTGTCAGCTCTGCCCTGCCCTCTTCCTCAGCTTTCTGCTGATGGTGTTGTTGCTCCCCAACCTACATTGGCTCTGCCTTGCCCTCTTCGTCCACTTGATTCTGCTGCCACTGCTCCTTCTGCTCCGTCACCTATGCACTGTCGTCTTCccctgcttgctgctgctgctcctcaccAACTGTCAGCTCTGCCCTGCCGCCTTCCTCAGCATTCTGCTGATGGTGTTGCTGCTCCTCGACCTACATCGGCTCTGTTTTGCCATCTTTGTCAATTTTATTCTGCTGCCGCTGCTCCTTCTGCTCCGTCAGCTACACCCTGTCGTCTTCCCCTGCTTGCTGCTGCCGCTCCCCGCAAACTGTCGGCTCTGCCCTGCATTCTTCCTCAGGTCTCTGCTGATGGTGTTGCTGCTCCCCAACCTACATCGGCTCTGCCTTACCCTCTGCATCCACttgattctgctgctgctgctacttctgCTTTATCAGCTACGCACTGTCGTCTTCACCTGCTTCCTGCTGTCGCTCCCCGCCAACTGTCAGCACTGCCCTGCCCTCTTCCACACCTTTCTGCTGCTGGTGTTGCTGCTCCCCAACCTACATCGGCTCTGCTTTCCTAGCTTCGTACACTTGCATCTGCTGCTGCCGCTCCTTCTGCTCCGTCAGCTACACACTGTCGTCTTCccctgcttgctgctgctgctcgtcGCCCTCTTTCAGCTCTGCCCTGCCCTCTTCCTCAGCTTCGTGCTGATGGTGTTGCTGCTCCCCAACCTACATCGGCTCTGCCTTGCCCTCTTCGTCTACatgattctgctgctgctgctccttctGCTCCATCAGCTACGCCCTGTCGTCTTTTTCTGCTTGCTGCTGCCGCTCCTCACCCTCCGTCAGCTCTCACCTGCCCTCTTCCTCAGCTTTTTGCTGATAGTGTTGCTGCTCCCCGACCTACATCAGCTGTGCTTTGCTAGCTTCATACACTTGCATCTGCTGCTgctactccttctactccatcagCTACGCACTGTTGTCTTGccctgcttgctgctgctgctcgtcACCCTCTTTCAGCTCTGCCCTGCCCATTTCCTCAGCTTCGTGCTGATGGTGTTGCTGCTCCGCGACGTACATTGGCTCTGCCTTGCCATCTTCATCCACTTTCAACCGCTGCTGCTGCTCCTTCTGCTCCATCGGCTATGCACTGTCGTCTTTTTCTGCTTGCTGCTGCCGCTCCTCACCCTCCGTCAGCTCTGACCTGCCCTCTTCCTCAGCTTTTTGCTGATAGTGTTGCTGCTCCCCGACCTACATCAGCTGTGCTTTGCTAGCTTCATACACTTGCATCTGCTGCTgctactccttctactccatcagCTACGCACTGTTGTCTTGccctgcttgctgctgctgctcgtcACCCTCTTTCAGCTCTGCCCTGCCCATTTCCTCAGCTTCGTGCTGATGGTGTTGCTGCTCCGCGACGTACATTGGCTCTGCCTTGCCATCTTCATCCACTTTCAACCGCTGCTGCTGCTCCTTCTGCTCCATCGGCTATGCACTGTCGTCTTCCACTGCTTGCTGCCGCTGCTCCTCACCCTCTGTCACCTCTGCCCTGCACGCTTCCTCAGGTTTCTGCTGATGGAATTGTTCCTCCCCGACCTACATCGGCTCTGTTTTGCCATCTTCGTCAACttgattctgctgctgctgctccttctGCTCTGTCAGCTATGCATTGTCATCTTCcactgcttgctgctgctgctcctcgccCTCTGTCAGCTCTGCCCTTCACTCTTCCTCAGCTTTCTGCTTATGCCGTTGCTGCTCCCTGACCTACATTGGCTATGCCTTGCCCTCTTCGTCCACttgattctgctgctgctgctccttctGCTTCGTCACCTATGCACTGTCCTCTTCccctgcttgctgctgctgctcctcgccAACTGTCAGCTCTGCCCTGCCCTCTTCCTCAGCTTTCTGCTGATGGTGTTGCTGCTCCCCGACCTACATCGACTCTACCTTTCCCTCTTTGTCCACTTGATTCTGCTGCAGCTGCTCCTTCTGCTCCATCAGCTATGCATTGTCCTCCTCCCCTGCTTACTGCTGCTGCTCCTCGCCAACTGTCAGCTCTGCCCTGCCCTCTTCCTCAGTTTTCTGCTGATGCTGTTGCTGCTCCCCGAAGTACTTTGGCACTGCCTTTCACTCTTCCTCCACttgattctgctgctgctgctctttctGCTCCGCCAGATACGCCATGTCGTCTTCCCCTGCTTGCTCCTGCTGCTCCTTGCCAACTGTCAGCTCTGCCCTGCCCTCTTCCTCAGGTTTCTGCTGATGGTGTTGTTGCTCCCCGACCTACATTGGCTCTGCCTTGCCCTCTTCGTCCACTTGATTCTGCTGCCACTGCTCCTTCTGCTCCGACAGCTACGCACTGTCGTCTTCCCCTGCTTGCTG
This window encodes:
- the LOC124620066 gene encoding proline-rich protein 36-like → MPCPLRPLDSAAAAPSASSPMHCPLPLLAAAAPRQLSALPCPLPQLSADGVAAPRPTSTLPFPLCPLDSAAAAPSAPSAMHCPPPLLTAAAPRQLSALPCPLPQFSADAVAAPRSTLALPFTLPPLDSAAAALSAPPDTPCRLPLLAPAAPCQLSALPCPLPQVSADGVVAPRPTLALPCPLRPLDSAATAPSAPTATHCRLPLLAAAAPRQLSALPCILPQVSADGVAAP